Proteins co-encoded in one Nothobranchius furzeri strain GRZ-AD chromosome 4, NfurGRZ-RIMD1, whole genome shotgun sequence genomic window:
- the LOC107389228 gene encoding anoctamin-10, which yields MSKAGEDEGVPAGQSPPPPLLEGSAAGAKALSKLSTVSSLPGWTKVSCPCCASEQVEPLVLVMLGEKVGPDTKRWLIKLIGTPKKDGGAGLLAHPGKDATGDIIMVSAQRCTLLRAAEELGLCRTYRSGDMEVFSYGDRDNFKDSGNMEAFLTSAERQFIVKNELDGLRAQKDLRVPGLPDNFTLRNRDNIWRKLESVGVIVNTFPLHNPNKLKNLGEAWYSGYQLIQPLDRVNEYFGSSVAFYFSFLDFYTWSLVPPAMMGLFIAYSSGDDQKEIPEAGSQVGEIQEDSGFVISGHMILAVFSMLWSTVVMEMWKRRSASLSYRWGTLNLAERFAEPRPGYRGELGTNPVTGRVEPLFPEWQRGLRMALVSVPVVGLFLGLVVLGMMCFYWGEARVQKLHTDWDSLLTQTLLYAPSVLHIVYTNMLATVYNTAVQSLTEYENHREESAHQNHLTAKVLVFTFFNYFAVLFHIAFFKRDVPLLRKRLASLLIVSQLVNQTTEIVIPYLVDRYVSSPNRNEKEDGSEEDKFRNQGMMPPFPGLFAEYIELLVQFGYLSLFSCVFPLTAVLLLLNNLTEIRSDAYKICKLFRKPFSPPVGDMGVWQIAFEVLSFVSVVSNCWLLVLSPRLQEKCRRGEMSSTDLLLGAVIVEHLLILVKVIIAALIPDEPNWIRKKKEQWEYKSMQALRQQKLQTEKS from the exons ATGAGCAAGGCAGGTGAGGATGAAGGTGTACCTGCTGGTCAAAGTCCTCCTCCTCCGCTGCTGGAGGGCTCAGCTGCAGGAGCAAAGGCACTGAGCAAGCTCAGCACCGTCTCCTCATTGCCGGGCTGGACCAAGGTCAGCTGCCCCTGCTGCGCCTCGGAGCAGGTGGAGCCGCTGGTTCTGGTGATGCTCGGGGAGAAGGTGGGCCCAGACACAAAACGCTGGCTCATCAAACTGATTGGAACTCCTAAGAAAGATGGAG GTGCTGGTTTACTGGCCCACCCCGGGAAAGACGCCACCGGTGACATCATCATGGTGTCGGCACAGCGCTGTACGTTACTGAGAGCCGCCGAGGAGCTGGGTCTTTGTAGGACGTACCGCAGCGGAGACATGGAAGTGTTTTCCTACGGCGACAGAGACAACTTTAAAGATTCAG GAAACATGGAGGCGTTTCTGACCTCAGCAGAGCGACAGTTCATAGTGAAGAATGAGCTGGATGGTCTCCGAGCTCAGAAGGACCTGAGGGTGCCGGGCCTTCCCGACAACTTCACGCTGAGGAACCGAGACAACATCT GGAGGAAGCTGGAATCCGTCGGTGTGATTGTCAACACCTTTCCTCTCCACAACCCAAACAAGCTGAAGAACCTCGGTGAAGCCTGGTACTCTGGGTATCAGCTGATTCAGCCGCTGG ACAGAGTCAACGAGTATTTTGGAAGCTCTGTGGCGTTCTACTTCAGCTTCCTGGATTTCTATACCTGGTCTCTGGTTCCACCTGCAATGATGGGGCTGTTCATCGCATACTCCTCAG GTGATGATCAGAAGGAGATTCCAGAGGCAGGTTCTCAGGTGGGAGAAATCCAGGAGGACTCAGGATTTGTAATCAGCGGTCACATGATCCTGGCGGTGTTCAGCATGCTCTGGTCTACGGTGGTTATGGAGATGTGGAAGCGCCGGAGCGCGTCCCTGTCCTACCGCTGGGGGACCCTGAACCTCGCTGAACGCTTTGCGGAGCCTCGGCCCGGCTACCGCGGTGAACTCGGGACGAACCCGGTGACCGGTCGTGTGGAGCCGCTGTTCCCTGAATGGCAGCGGGGCCTGCGGATGGCGCTGGTGTCGGTCCCGGTGGTGGGGCTGTTTTTAG GACTGGTGGTTCTGGGAATGATGTGTTTCTACTGGGGAGAGGCCCGAGTCCAGAAGCTCCACACAGACTGGGACTCTCTGCTGACTCAGACTTTGCTCTACGCGCCCTCGGTGCTCCACATCGTCTACACAAACATGCTGGCGACTGTTTACAATACAGCAGTTCAGTCTCTAACTGAATACG AGAACCACAGAGAGGAGTCGGCCCACCAGAACCACCTGACAGCCAAAGTTCTAGTG TTTACCTTCTTCAACTACTTTGCAGTCCTGTTCCACATCGCCTTCTTTAAGCGGGATGTGCCGCTGCTTCGGAAG CGTTTAGCATCTTTGCTGATCGTGTCCCAGCTGGTGAACCAGACCACAGAGATAGTCATACCGTACCTGGTGGACAGATACGTCAGCTCCCCGAACAGGAACGAGAAAGAAGATGGCTCAGAGGAGGACAAATTTAGGAACCAAGGCATGATGCCTCCTTTTCCT GGCCTGTTTGCAGAATACATAGAGCTCCTGGTGCAGTTTGGGTACTTGAGTCTTTTCTCCTGCGTGTTTCCTCTGACTGCTGTTCTGCTGCTCCTCAACAACCTAACAGAGATCCGGTCGGACGCCTACAAGATTTGCAAACTCTTCCGTAAACCCTTCTCCCCCCCAGTGGGTGATATGGGCGTGTGGCAG ATCGCCTTTGAGGTCCTGAGCTTCGTCTCCGTGGTGTCCAACTGCTGGCTGCTGGTGCTGTCACCGCGGCTACAGGAGAAGTGTCGGCGGGGCGAGATGAGCAGCACCGACCTTCTGCTGGGAGCCGTTATCGTGGAG CATCTACTGATATTAGTCAAGGTGATTATAGCGGCTCTGATCCCAGATGAACCCAACTggatcagaaaaaagaaggagCAGTGGGAGTATAAATCCATGCAGGCCCTTCGACAGCAG AAGCTGCAAACTGAAAAGTCCTAA